DNA sequence from the Cellulophaga sp. HaHaR_3_176 genome:
GCATTAAGTTATATGTTAGAAAATTTGTCAAAGCCAGTGATTTTCACAGGTTCTCAGTTGCCAATTGGTGACTTGCGGACCGATGCCAAAGAAAATTTAATAACATCAATACAAATAGCTGCCTTAAAAAGCAAAGGGAAATCAGTAATTCAAGAGGTGGGTTTATATTTTGAATACAAACTATATAGAGGAAATAGAACAACTAAAATAAATGCAGAGCACTTTGAGGCATTTGAGTCTTTAAATTACCCTCCTCTTGCAGAATCTGGAGTTCACTTAAAAATCTATAAAGAGAACTTATTTAAGCCAAAAAGGCAGAAAAAGCTAATTGTTCATAAAAAATTAAATAATAATGTAGCGGTCATAAAGTTGTTTCCGGGCTTCAATGAAAATCTCTTGAAAACACTCTTTAATACCCCTGATTTGAAAGCTGTAATACTAGAAACGTATGGATCAGGAAACGCTCCAACCGAAGATTGGCTCTTTAAAAGCTTAGATATTGCAAATAAAAAAGGTATTCATGTAATTAACGTAACTCAATGTTCAGGTGGCGGTGTTATTATGGGTCATTATGAAACTAGCGAGCAAATGCGAAGAATGCAAGTTATTAGTGGTAAGGACATTACAACAGAGGCGGCAGTGACAAAGCTTATGTATTTATTAGGCGCACAAGTGTCATCTAAGTTGTTTAAAACAGTTTTCGAAACCTCTTTAAGGGGAGAAATGCTTTAAAATTAACGTGCTAAATTTCGCTTATTACTTTTTTTTTTGTTAATTCGACGCCTTGAAAAAATTGAAACAAAGAGAGGTGGCCGAGTGGTCGAAGGCGCACGCCTGGAAAGTGTGTATACCTCAAAAGGGTATCGAGGGTTCGAATCCCTTCCTCTCTGCATTTAATTTTTAATTTATTTTTTAATTGTAAAATTTTTTTATCTTTAACCCATTAACTAATTTAAATTAAGTTTGAAAGAAATGAAAAGACTATTCTCTATCCTAGCTGTAGCTGGGTTATTTGTTATGAACACAAATACTGTGAACGCTAATGTAACTGCAAACGCAATTACGTCTAACCTATCAGCAACTATTGCGACTACTGCAGCTATGATTCAAGATGCAGCAGCAACTGAAGCTGAGAGAGGTTTTGTACAAGTGTTGAAAGAAAAATTTATTGAAGGTGGAGCTGGCTTCATGGGTATCGTACTTTTATGTTTGATCCTAGGTTTAGCAGTTGCAATCGAAAGAATTATTTATTTAAACTTGGCAAGCACAAATACAACTAAATTAAAGCAAAAAGTAGAAGATGCTTTAGCTTCTGGTGGTATTGAGGCTGCTAAAGAGGTTTGTAGAAATACAAAAGGACCTGTTGCTTCTATTTTCTATCAAGGTTTAGATAGAGCTGGTGAGAGCATTGAGTCTGCGGAAAAAGCTGTTGTAGCTTACGGTGGAGTTCAAATGGGACAATTAGAAAAGAATGTTTCTTGGTTATCTTTATTTATCGCTATTGCTCCAATGCTTGGTTTCATGGGTACTGTAATCGGTATGATTCAAGCCTTCGAAAAAATTGCAGCTGTTGGTAACTTAAGTGCATCTCTTATTGCAGGTGATATTCAAGTAGCATTATTAACAACTGTATTCGGTCTTATTGTTGCTATTATTCTTCAAATTTTTTATAATTATATCATCGCTAAAATTGATAGCATTGTAAATGATATGGAGGATGCATCAATCTCTTTGATTGATATGTTGGTAGATCACAAAAAATAAGTCGGACTTAATACTTAAGTAAAATGCATAAAATAATAAAAATTATATTAATAGTTCTCAGTGTTGTGGGAACGGTACTTTGGGTGCAGTTACCTAGTATTGATGTTCCTGAAACGGAAGCAATCGGTAGTGGATCTATGAATTTTATGTTCATAATCACTTTTGTTTTACTTGCTATAGCAGTATTGGCAACTTTGTTTTTTGGACTTAAAAATGTTTTTTCATCACCAGATGGTTTGAAAAAAACATTAATAGGAGTAGGTGGTCTTGCTGTTGTAGGTATCCTTTCTTATGTTTTCGCTAGCGGAACGGATATTGATATCCCTGCGATGGAAGCTAAAACTGGAATATTAACAGATGAAGGTACAGTTAAAACAATTGGAACTTTCTTAAATATGTTTTTCATATTGACTATTATTGCTGTTGGTGCAATGATAATTCCAGGATTTAAAAAAATGTTTAACAAATAAAATAAGATATTATGTCTAGAAGAGGTGCACCACCTGAGGTAAATGCCGGTTCTATGGCTGACATAGCTTTCTTACTACTTATCTTTTTCTTAGTTACAACAACTATTGAAACAGATGCAGGTTTAGATCGTATGTTGCCTCCAATCGATAATACAGAGGTAATTCCTCCTGTGATTAAGGAGAAAAATATTTTTGCTGTAAACATTAACAGATCTGGGCAGTTACTTGTTGAAGAAGAGTTAACGAAAATTGAAGACCTAAAAGCTAAAGCTATTGCATTTTTAGATAATGGTGGGGCTTTAAAAGGAACTCCTGAATATTGTAATTTTTGCAAAGGGAAAAGAGATGAGAAATCATCAGATAATCCTGATAAAGCAATTATTTCATTGAAAAATGATAGAGAAACTCAATATGGTGTTTACATTACTGTTCAGAACGAAATAGTAGCTGCATACAACGATTTGCGTAACAGAGAGTCTCAGAGGCTTTATAAGCGTGACTTTACTGATATGGAAGCTGAATATCTGAATCCTGAAACATCAGATCAGGCAAAAGAGGTTTTAAAAGAAAGAGTTAGAAATATTCAAGGACTTTTTCCTCAAAAATTCTCAGAAGCTGAAACATCAAGTGGTAAATAATTTTAATAAATAAAAAGATATGTCAAAATTCAGTAAGAAAAAAGACGGGGATGTGCCTGCGGTTTCAACAGCATCACTTCCAGATATCGTTTTTATGCTACTTTTTTTCTTTATGACAGTAACTGTTATGAAAGATACATCTGTAAAAGTTGAGAATACTTTACCGATGGCGAGCGAAATTAAAAAGCTTGAAAAGAAAGATAGAGTTATAACTATATATGTTGGTAAGCCTACGCAAGAGTACCAAAAATTATATGGTTCTGAAGCTAAAATTCAATTGAATGATAAGTTTTCTAGTCCTTCAGAAGTTGGTCCTTATATTTTACAAGAAAGAGCTAAAAAATCTGAAGATTTACAAAACGTTTTAACTACATCTTTAAAAGTTGATAAAAATGCCAATATGGGTATTATATCTGATATTAAAGAAGAGTTACGTAAGGTAAATGCTTTGAAAATTAATTATACTACATACGAAGGTATCGCTTTTGATAACCTTAATAAGTAAAGTTATTTCTTTCAAAAATTAGTATAGCGCTTCAATTTATTTTGAAGCGCTTTTTTTATGCCCTACCTTTTATTAACTTTATTTCATGTTTAAAAAATTATTCATCATACTTCTCCTTTTTCCATTTTGGGTTTTATCTCAAAATGTTGATGATACTGTAGATCATAAATATTTAGAAGACCAGATTTATTTAGGAGTTAATTATAATTTTATGAATAATTTGCCAAACGATGCAGATCAGCGCAATTTTTCATATGGTCTTAATGCAGGTATAATAAAAGATATACCTTTAAACTATACTAGAAATTTAGGACTAGGTATAGGTTTGGGCTATGCTGTAAATTCTTATTATTCAAACTTAATTGCGACGGAAGGAGCTAATGGTATATCATACAATGTTGCAGAAAGTGATTTAGACTTTAATCGTAGTAAGTTTGAAATACATAGTGTAGAAGTTCCTTTTGAAATTAGGTGGCGAAACTCTAGTCCTACAGATTATAAGTTTTTGAGAGTCTATACGGGTATTAAATTTGCATATAATTTCAGTTCAAGATCTAAGCTTATAACTGATACAGAATCATCTGGTTTTTATAATTCTGATATTAAAAAATTTGAATACGGTTTAACACTTAATGCAGGGTATAATACTTTTAACTTGCATGTTTATTATTCATTAACAGATTTTTTTAATACAAAGAAAACTTTAACTACAGGGGAAGTATTAAATATAACTCCAATAAAAGTAGGTTTGGTTTTTTATATTTTATAACCAATAGCTTGCGGTCAATACTTGAGAAGTAATTCCAATAATAAAACCAGACAACACTTCTATTTTGGTATGAGCTTTAAAATAGAGCCTAGAAGATGCTATTAATCCACTTGCAAGTATAAAAAGACTGATAGATAAAGTTAAGTTTATTTCAAAATGAATGCTAAGGTTTATTACGTAAGTTAATAAGCAACCTATGCCAATCATATGCAAGCTTACTTTAAAATTTAATACCAATAATAGCAAGGAGCTAAGTAAGCCTATTATAAAGCTTATAAAGTAATAATATAACTCAGGAGTGTAATTATATGGTATTACTTTATAAACAACCATAAAGAGTAGCGCAAGGCTTATATAGGTGGGGTACTTACGTTCTTTAACTGTTGGCATCAATATAGAATTGACATAACCTATGTTTCTCAATATTAAAAAGCAAATAACGGGGATTACAACAGTTATTATAAAAATGGGAATTAAATTACCCATTTGCATATTTAATGAACTGTATTTTTTGGTAACTAAAAAATAAAATAAGCTACCTCCGATTGGTATAAAAATTGGATGAAATAAATATGCTATAATCTTTAAAAAGGATTTCATTAAATTTCTTTTCGCATTCTAGCAACAGGAATACTTAGTTGTTCTCTGTATTTAGCAACAGTTCTTCTTGCAATAGGATATCCTTTTTCTTTTAGTATTTCAGCTAATTTATCATCAGTTAATGGTTTTCTTTTTTCCTCTTCTTTGATAACGTTTTCTAGAATTTTCTTAATTTCCTTGGTAGAAACATCTTCTCCTTGATCGTTTTTCATTGATTCTGAAAAATATTCTTTGATTAATTTCGTGCCATAAGGTGTATCTGCATATTTGCTATTTGCAACTCTTGAAACCGTAGAAACATCCATACCTATAGTATCGGCAATATCTTTTAAAATCATTGGGCGTAAATTTCGCTCATCTCCTGTTAAAAAATATTTCTTTTGATACTCCATTATGGTGTTCATAGTAACGAAAAGAGTTTGCTGCCTTTGTCTAATAGCGTCTATAAACCACTTTGCAGCATCTAGTTTTTGCTTAATAAATTGAACAGTATCTTTTTGTGATTGCGTTTTTTCTTTAGAGTTTTTGTACCCTTCTAGCATATTGTTGTAATCACGCGATACATGTAGTTCAGGTGCATTTCTACCATTTAAAGAAAGCTCTAATTCGCCATCTACAATTTTTATAGAAAAATCAGGAACCACATGTTCAATCATTCTGGTATTTCCAGAGTAAGAACCACCAGGTTTCGGATTTAATTTTTCTATTTCTGAGATTGCAGTTTTAAGCTCATCTTCAGTTATGTTATATTTTTGAATAAGTTTCTTGTAGTGCTTTTTTGTAAACTGTTCAAAAGATTTTTCAAGTATAGTTATAGCAAGTTCAATACTCTCAGTAATTTCTTTTCTTTTTAATTGTATGATCAAACATTCTTCTAATGATGTGGCTCCTACACCAGGAGGATCGAGTTGCTGAACAATTCTTAAAATTTTTTCTATTGACTCCTGGTCTGTATAAATATTTTGGGTAAATGCTAAATCATCTAATATATCGGTAATTGGCCTTCTTATATAGCCACTCTCGTCAATACTACCAACGAGGAATTCAGCAATTGACCATTCATCATCAGTTAAAGTGACGGTATTTAATTGATTTATTAAAAATTGATTAAAAGAAGTACCTGCAGCATAAGGAACAGTTTTTTCTTCATCATCAGCACTATAGTTATTTGCTTGAGTTCTATATTCTGGAACTTCATCATCACTTAAATATTCGTCAATATTGATATCTTCAGTGGTAATGGTTTCATTATCATCTGACTCATCATTATAAGTATCTTCAAAATCATCATCAAAATCATCACTTTCTTCCTTCCCTGTTTCTAAGGCAGGATTTTCTTCCAATTCTTGCTTTAAACGTTGTTCAAAGGCTTGGGTAGGCAGTTGTATCAGTTTCATTAATTGAATCTGCTGCGGAGAAAGCTTTTGAGATAATTTAAATGATAAATGTTGTTTAAGCATGTAAAATGATAATCTTTCTTATAAAGTTAAACTTTTCAATATTAAAATTCAGCGTTTTGTGGTGTTCTTGGAAAAGGAATAACATCTCTAATGTTTCCCATGCCTGTTGCAAAAAGAACTAAACGTTCAAAACCTAAACCGAAACCACTATGTACTGCACTTCCAAATTTTCTTAAATCCAAATACCACCAAAGTTCTTTTTCGTCGATACCTAATTCTTTTATTTTTTCTAATAAAACATCTAAACGTTCTTCACGTTGCGAGCCTCCAACTATTTCCCCAATACCAGGAAAAAGAATATCCATAGCTCTTACTGTTTTACCATCATCATTTAAACGCATATAAAATGCTTTTATTTTTGCAGGGTAATCAAATAAAATTACTGGACATTTAAAATGCTTTTCTACTAAATAGCGTTCATGCTCACTTTGTAAATCAGCACCCCATTCATTTATGATGTAGTTAAATTTTTTCTTTTTATTAGGTGTACAATTTCTTAATATATCTATAGCTTCAGTATAAGAAACTCTTTTGAAGTTATTTTCGGCAACAAATTTTAATTTCTCAATTAAAGGCATGTCACTCCTTTCAGCTTGTGGTTTAGATTTTTCTTCATCGATCAAACGTTTTTCTAAAAACTCTAAATCGTCACTACAGTTTTCTAAGATATAATTTAAAACATCTTTAATGAAATCTTCAGCTAAATCCATATTTGCATCTAAATCATTAAAAGCAACTTCTGGCTCAATCATCCAAAATTCAGCTAAATGTCTAGATGTATTAGAGTTTTCTGCTCTAAAAGTAGGTCCGAAAGTATATACTTTACCTAGTGCCATTGCATAGGTTTCTGCTTCTAATTGTCCAGAAACAGTAAGGTTTGTTTCTTTTCCGAAAAAATCTTCTTTAAAATCAATTTCTCCATCTTCAGTTAAAGGTGGTTTTTTCTGATTTAATGTTGATACTCTGAACATTTCACCAGCACCTTCGGCATCTGACCCTGTAATTATTGGTGTATGTACATTGTAAAAACCGTTATTTTGAAAGTATCGGTGTATAGCAAAAGAAAGAACTGAACGAACTCTCATTACTGCAGCAAAAGTATTTGTTCTAACTCTTAAATGTGCTTTTTCTCTTAAAAATTCTAAAGAGTGTTTTTTGGGTTGTATAGGGTAGGTGTCGGGATCTGATGTACCTAAAACCACCAATTCTTTAACTTGAATTTCAACGCTTTGTCCTCTACCTTGACTTTCAACTAACGTTCCGCTAATTTTTAAAGCAGCTCCTGTTGATACTTTTTTTAATAGACTTTCATCGAAATTTTCAAAATCTACAACACATTGAATATTGTTAATTGTAGAGCCGTCATTCAGTGCAATAAAACGATTGCTTCTAAATGTTTTTACCCAACCATTAATGGTTACTTCTTGTAGTGATAGGTTTGAAGAAAGTAATTCTTTTATATTATGTGATTTCATTTGTAAAATTTCTATTTTATATAGCAAATATAGACTTTTTGAGAAAAAAGTTTTATTTGAGTTTAGTTTAATAAATATGTTTATTCTTCTCCTTTTGGTAGAATGTTTATTTGTGGTTTTTTCAATACTTCTTTGTTGGCAATATTACGTTCTAGTGAAAGTAATAATGATGGTAATAAAATTAAGTTAGAGAGCATTGCAAGTAATAATGTTGCAGATACTAACATACCTAAAGCTACTGTACCTCCAAAATTAGAAATGGCAAAAACAGAGAAGCCAAAGAAAAGTACGATAGATGTGTAAAACATACTAACGCCTGTCTCTCTTAAGGCGGCATATACAGATTTTTTAATTTTCCACTGGTTAGCAGTTAGTTCTTGCCTATATTTTGCGAGAAAATGTATTGTGTCATCGACTGAAATACCAAAAGCAATACTAAAAACTAATATTGTAGATGGCTTTATAGGTACGCCAACAAAGCCCATTAAACCCGCAGTAATAACTAGTGGTAATAAATTTGGGATTAATGAAATAATGATCATTTTAAAAGATCTAAATAAATAAGCCATAAACAATGCAATTAAACCTATTGCAAGGGCTAATGACATGATTAGGTTATTTACCAAGTACTTTGTTCCTTTTAAAAATATAAGGGCGCTACCAGTCATGTAAACATCAAAACGATCTTTAGGAAAAATTTTATCAATATTCTCTTGAAGTTTACCTTCAATATCTTCCATTCTAGTCGTTTTAACGTCTTTCATGTAAGTCGTTATTCTAGCAACTTGTCCTGTAGAATCAACAAAACTTTTAAGAAGATTACCGTTGTTAGATGATTTTCTAGCAACATCCATTATAAACGTATTTTCTTGAGTAGTAGGTAATTGATAGTATTTAGGAATTCCGTTATAGAAAGCTTGTTTAGAGTATTTTACAAGGTCAACTACAGAAACCGGTCTTGATAGTTCTGGAATTTCTAAAACAATTTCACTTAAATTATCAATCTTTTTTAAAGTAGATGGTTTTAAAACCCCTTTTTTTCTTTTGGTGTCAACTACAATTTCAACAGGCATAATACCATCAAACTCTTCTTCAAAAAAGCGAATATCCTTAAAAAATTCAGCCTTTTTAGGCATATCCTCAATGGGGCTACCGGAAATATCTATTTGATAAATACCTATAATACTTAAAACAAGAAGGGCAATAGATACAATGTAAACTGATATTCTTTTCTCTCTTACTATATTTTCCATCCAGTTTACAAAAGTGTCAACCCACCTTTTGTTTAGGTGTTTTAAGTGTTTTGTTTTAGGTAACGACATAAAACTGTATACTATAGGAATTATTAGCAGAGATAAAATAAATATTCCAACAATATTGATAGAGGCAACAATACCAAATTCTTTTAGTAACTGGCTATCTGTAATTATAAATGTAGCAAAACCTGATGCTGTGGTAATATTTGTCATTAAAGTTGCATTCCCTATTTTGGAAATTACTCTTTGTAATGATAGGGCTTGATTACCATGTTTTTTAACCTCTTGTTGGTATTTATTTATTAAAAATATACAGTTAGGAATACCAATTACTATTATTAAAGGAGGTATTAATGCTGTTAATACGGTGATTTCGTATTGAAGTAAACCTAAAATACCAAAGGACCACATTACGCCAATAATTACAACACACATTGATATTAATGTAGCTCTAAAACTCCTGAAAAAGAAAAAGAAGATAAGTGAGGTTACGCCTAATGCGGCAAGTATAAATTTTCCAATTTCATCTATAATACTCTGGGAGTTCATCGTTCTGATATAAGGCATTCCGGATATTCGAACATCTAAATCAGTTTCGTTTTCAAAAACTTTAACTAGCCTACTTAAGTCTTCAAGAATAAAATCTTTTCTGGCAGATGTATTTACAATGTCTTTATCTAAATAAACTATTGTTCTAATAGTTTTAGTTTCTTTATTGTAAATTAAGTCCTCATAAAAAGGCATGTTATTGAACAAATGAGAGGATAGAGAGTCTATTTCTGCTTTTGTTTCGGGTTTTTTTATGATGAAAGGCCGAAGTGTAAATTCTTGTTTGTCGTTATCTTTAACTAATTCTTGAAGATTATCTGTAGAAAGAACAAAATCTACTTCAGGAAACGCAGCAAGTTGTTTACTTAATTTGTTCCACCTATTAAATTTGTTCGGGGTAAATAAGGAACTGTCTTTAATAGCCAAAACCATTACATTACCTTCTTCTCCAAATGTTTTTAAAAACGATTGATACTTTAGGTTTACGGGGTGATGATCAGGTAATAAATTAGCTTGCGAACTTGAAAATCGCATTTTGCTCCACTGCATTGCCAAAAAAATAGTAGCAGCGGCGATAAGTAAAAGAATTACTATTCTATTCCTAAGGATGATATTCGCGGTTCTAGCCCAAAACCCTTTCGTTATTTTTGAAACCATGTTCTTTTTTACAGTTCTTGTAAAGGTAAAAAATCATTAGTTGTATTTAATTAAAATACAATACTTAATACCTCTTTTGTTTAATGTTTTCTAGTATAACAAAGAGCGGCAATTTTGCCGCTCTTTGTTATGTATTTCAGTTAAAAAATTAGACTTTCATTATTTCAGCTTCCTTAATAACTAAAACGTCCTCTATTTTTTTACTATACTTATTCGTTAATTCTTGCACGTCAGCTTCGGCATTTTTCTTTAAATCTTCTGATGCATCATCAAGACCTCTAATTTCTTTATTAGCTTCTTGTCTAGCATTTCTAACACCAACTTTGGCATCTTCCGATTCTGATTTAGCCTGTTTAGCTAAATCTCTTCTGCGTTCTTCAGTTAATGGTGGTACATTTATTATTATAAAATCACCATTATTCATTGGGTTGAAGCCTAGGTTAGCAATCATAATTGCTTTTTCGATTTCTTGAAGCATATTTTTTTCCCAAGGCTGAACTGTTATTGTTCTAGCATCAGGAATACTTACGTTAGCAACCTGACCAAGTGGGGTAGAAGCCCCATAATAGTTGACCATTACGCTCGAAAGCATTACAGGACTTGCTTTTCCTGCTCTAATTTTAGCGAAAGCTTTCAATAAATGGTCGATAGTACCATCCATACTTTCTTTAGTACTATCTAATATAAAAGTGATATCTTCATTCATCTTCTTATAATTTAAAAAGTGTGGTTTTACTTAAGTTTTAATTATCAACTACAGTACCAATATTTTCTCCAGAAACTAATTTTAGTAGATTTCCGATTTTATTCATATCGAAAACTACAATTGGTAATTCGTTTTCTTGACTTAAAGTAAAGGCTGTCGTATCCATTACTTTTAAACCTTTCTTTAAAACGTCTTCGAAAGTAATTGTTTCAAATTTAGTAGCGTCTTTGTTTTTTTCAGGATCAGAAGTATAAATTCCATCAACTCTAGTTCCTTTTAAAATTACATCAGCTTCAATTTCAATAGCTCTTAAAACAGCAGCAGAATCTGTAGTAAAGTACGGATTACCTGTTCCTCCTCCAAAAATAACAACTCTACCTTTTTCTAAATGGCGCATAGCTCTTCTGCGAATAAAAGGCTCAGCAACTTCATTAATTTTAATGGCAGACTGCAATCTTGTTTGTACACCATGTTCTTCCAATGCGCTTTGTAAAGCTAGTCCGTTTATAACAGTAGCAAGCATACCCATATGGTCACCTTGCACACGATCCATTCCATTACTAGCTCCAGAAACACCTCTAAAGATATTTCCTCCACCAATTACAATTGCAACTTGAATTCCTTTATCAACAACTTGTTTTACTTCTTCAGCGTATTCAGATAGTCTTTTTGGGTCTATCCCATATTGTCGATCACCCATTAAAGCTTCACCGCTTAATTTCAATAGAATTCTTTTGTATTGCATGGTTTGTTTTTAATTAAACTACAGCAAAAATAATCAATTTTTTTTATGAGAATAGTAGTTATAAATTTATTGTGCTTTTAAATCTTTCTAAAATGTTGTGAACTTCTTGTTTTAATTTTATAATCTTGTTCAAGTTTTTTAATAATTGAAGATTTTTAATATGAAGAAAGTAGGATTTTTAATAGCAATAATGCTGTTATTAAATAGTTGTGGTGCAACTAAAAATGTAATTAGTGCTGATAAAGCAATTGTAAAAGTAACTATTGACTTAGTAAATGTTATTGAAGATAAGGTTCTTGTAAGTGTAGATCCAGGTTCTTTTTCTGAAGATGAAGTTGTTTTTTATATACCTAAAACTGTCCCAGGTACTTATAGTAATAATGACTACGGTAAGTATATTGAAAGTTTTAAAGCTTTTGATTATAAAGGACAAAGTTTAGTTGTTACTAAAAAAGGTGATAATACTTGGGTTATTTCAAATGGAAAAAACCTTGATAAAATATCTTATTTAGTTAATGATACATATGATTCTGAAGATGAAATTGAAGAGAATTTAGTATTCTCTCCGGCAGGTACCAATATTAAAAAAGGGGACAATTTTATGTTGAATCTTCATGGCTTTGTTGGTTATTTTAAAAACTTAAAGGAAATAGGTTATGAGTTAGCAATCAGTCACCCTGCTAATTTGAAGCCAACAACATCGTTAAATGAATTAATTTCAGTGAATCCTAATGATGAGCTAAATACATTTGTTGCTAGTCGATATTTTGATGTTATTGACAATCCTATTTTATATGCTAAGTCTGATATTTCTTCTTTTGAGGTTAATGGTATTACAGTGAATTTAAGTGTATATTCTCCGAATTCTATTATCTCTTCAGCTTCTTTAAAAGATAAAATGCTTAAAATGATGACAGCTCAAAAATCTTTTTTAGGTGATGTAAATAGTACTAAAAAATATAATATATTGCTATACTTATCAAATGGCGAAGGCGATGCGGGTGGTTTTGGTGCTTTAGAACATCATACGTCAACAGTCGTAGTTTTGCCAGAACAAATGGATATGAAAAGGCTAGAACAGGCAATGGTAGATGTGGTTTCTCATGAGTTTTTTCATATAGTTACCCCATTAAGTGTTCATTCAGAAGAAATTCAATTTT
Encoded proteins:
- a CDS encoding biopolymer transporter ExbD, whose product is MSRRGAPPEVNAGSMADIAFLLLIFFLVTTTIETDAGLDRMLPPIDNTEVIPPVIKEKNIFAVNINRSGQLLVEEELTKIEDLKAKAIAFLDNGGALKGTPEYCNFCKGKRDEKSSDNPDKAIISLKNDRETQYGVYITVQNEIVAAYNDLRNRESQRLYKRDFTDMEAEYLNPETSDQAKEVLKERVRNIQGLFPQKFSEAETSSGK
- the asnS gene encoding asparagine--tRNA ligase, translating into MKSHNIKELLSSNLSLQEVTINGWVKTFRSNRFIALNDGSTINNIQCVVDFENFDESLLKKVSTGAALKISGTLVESQGRGQSVEIQVKELVVLGTSDPDTYPIQPKKHSLEFLREKAHLRVRTNTFAAVMRVRSVLSFAIHRYFQNNGFYNVHTPIITGSDAEGAGEMFRVSTLNQKKPPLTEDGEIDFKEDFFGKETNLTVSGQLEAETYAMALGKVYTFGPTFRAENSNTSRHLAEFWMIEPEVAFNDLDANMDLAEDFIKDVLNYILENCSDDLEFLEKRLIDEEKSKPQAERSDMPLIEKLKFVAENNFKRVSYTEAIDILRNCTPNKKKKFNYIINEWGADLQSEHERYLVEKHFKCPVILFDYPAKIKAFYMRLNDDGKTVRAMDILFPGIGEIVGGSQREERLDVLLEKIKELGIDEKELWWYLDLRKFGSAVHSGFGLGFERLVLFATGMGNIRDVIPFPRTPQNAEF
- a CDS encoding MotA/TolQ/ExbB proton channel family protein → MKRLFSILAVAGLFVMNTNTVNANVTANAITSNLSATIATTAAMIQDAAATEAERGFVQVLKEKFIEGGAGFMGIVLLCLILGLAVAIERIIYLNLASTNTTKLKQKVEDALASGGIEAAKEVCRNTKGPVASIFYQGLDRAGESIESAEKAVVAYGGVQMGQLEKNVSWLSLFIAIAPMLGFMGTVIGMIQAFEKIAAVGNLSASLIAGDIQVALLTTVFGLIVAIILQIFYNYIIAKIDSIVNDMEDASISLIDMLVDHKK
- a CDS encoding asparaginase, which gives rise to MSNSKILLIYTGGTIGMVKDYKSGALVALNFDKLLQNIPELNQLDCDINSCSFDEPIDSSNMNVSHWVTIATLIEDNYHDYDGFVVLHGSDTMSYSASALSYMLENLSKPVIFTGSQLPIGDLRTDAKENLITSIQIAALKSKGKSVIQEVGLYFEYKLYRGNRTTKINAEHFEAFESLNYPPLAESGVHLKIYKENLFKPKRQKKLIVHKKLNNNVAVIKLFPGFNENLLKTLFNTPDLKAVILETYGSGNAPTEDWLFKSLDIANKKGIHVINVTQCSGGGVIMGHYETSEQMRRMQVISGKDITTEAAVTKLMYLLGAQVSSKLFKTVFETSLRGEML
- the rpoN gene encoding RNA polymerase factor sigma-54 — its product is MLKQHLSFKLSQKLSPQQIQLMKLIQLPTQAFEQRLKQELEENPALETGKEESDDFDDDFEDTYNDESDDNETITTEDINIDEYLSDDEVPEYRTQANNYSADDEEKTVPYAAGTSFNQFLINQLNTVTLTDDEWSIAEFLVGSIDESGYIRRPITDILDDLAFTQNIYTDQESIEKILRIVQQLDPPGVGATSLEECLIIQLKRKEITESIELAITILEKSFEQFTKKHYKKLIQKYNITEDELKTAISEIEKLNPKPGGSYSGNTRMIEHVVPDFSIKIVDGELELSLNGRNAPELHVSRDYNNMLEGYKNSKEKTQSQKDTVQFIKQKLDAAKWFIDAIRQRQQTLFVTMNTIMEYQKKYFLTGDERNLRPMILKDIADTIGMDVSTVSRVANSKYADTPYGTKLIKEYFSESMKNDQGEDVSTKEIKKILENVIKEEEKRKPLTDDKLAEILKEKGYPIARRTVAKYREQLSIPVARMRKEI
- a CDS encoding biopolymer transporter ExbD gives rise to the protein MSKFSKKKDGDVPAVSTASLPDIVFMLLFFFMTVTVMKDTSVKVENTLPMASEIKKLEKKDRVITIYVGKPTQEYQKLYGSEAKIQLNDKFSSPSEVGPYILQERAKKSEDLQNVLTTSLKVDKNANMGIISDIKEELRKVNALKINYTTYEGIAFDNLNK
- a CDS encoding porin family protein; amino-acid sequence: MFKKLFIILLLFPFWVLSQNVDDTVDHKYLEDQIYLGVNYNFMNNLPNDADQRNFSYGLNAGIIKDIPLNYTRNLGLGIGLGYAVNSYYSNLIATEGANGISYNVAESDLDFNRSKFEIHSVEVPFEIRWRNSSPTDYKFLRVYTGIKFAYNFSSRSKLITDTESSGFYNSDIKKFEYGLTLNAGYNTFNLHVYYSLTDFFNTKKTLTTGEVLNITPIKVGLVFYIL